A DNA window from Hordeum vulgare subsp. vulgare chromosome 1H, MorexV3_pseudomolecules_assembly, whole genome shotgun sequence contains the following coding sequences:
- the LOC123448396 gene encoding uncharacterized protein LOC123448396 has translation MGFMLRVRLASFFAGAAAAAAAGGYFLYKDYKLAHDSTALQVKGLHDRVDARYKAMDKRLAALEAQKSADSSPGVPTPSD, from the exons atgggGTTCATGCTGCGGGTGAGGCTGGCCTCCTTCTTCGCGGGCGCGgccgccgcggccgccgccgGCGGCTACTTCCTCTACAAGGACTACAAGCTCGCCCACGACTCCACCGCCCTCCAG GTGAAAGGTCTGCACGACCGTGTGGACGCCCGTTACAAGGCTATGGACAAGCGACTTGCAGCTCTGGAAGCCCAGAAAAGCGCCGACTCCTCTCCGGGCGTGCCTACGCCATCGGATTAG
- the LOC123401597 gene encoding type I inositol polyphosphate 5-phosphatase 1-like — translation MASSSSPSSSPAAPLLVPWQDGRDQDGAAARSGGGGGGSRQEQGVGLGVVRSWAEAMLLCCGDARRLWRRVLLRKWLNVGAGSGDSDFSADEDDADEHDHQEKCFSWEHKLFDEERRLRGLGADTIGNQVKDVPDKPKRHNSETLRAQYIDVAELRIFVGTWNVGGRVPPTDLDIQEWLAMEEPADIYVLGFQEIVPLNAGNIFGAEDDHPVAVWEHIIRETLNNICPYKPKNKCVSDPPSPSKFNPSDYLVMEDDFLSEADNESEGELHPLIEQDIIPVTNDSAICKTYEYSTSASSERMHEGEDFSRMPSVKTSHQSHNLSHTHFRSHLEEPSNQASHSERPGMIWPEQQLDMRVHLLRHSASVTPVKTKTASASFKLRHENSNGFPEDNLDHDVSANDRLVKRKKSNFVRIISKQMVGIYLSVWVQRGLRRHIQNLRVSTVGVGAMGYIGNKGSISVSMSIYQTPFCFVCCHLTSGEKDGNLTKRNADVEEILRRTVFNPVHRVSMPKGIHDHEKIIWFGDLNYRINLSYERTHELISGQEWDLLFENDQLKWELMEGRTFDGWIEGVISFPPTYKYEFNSDKYSGDEPISARRRPAWCDRILSYGKGIRLDSYRRAELNLSDHRPVSAVYMAEVEVLCHRKFQKALTFTNVEVENHLLLER, via the exons atggcgtcctcctcctccccctcatcCTCTCCGGCGGCTCCGCTGCTCGTGCCTTGGCAAGATGGCCGGGACCAGGACGGCGCGGCCGctcggagcggcggcggcggcggcgggagtcGGCAGGAGCAG GGGGTGGGGTTGGGGGTGGTGCGGAGCTGGGCGGAGGCGATGCTGCTGTGCTGCGGCGACGCGCGGCGGCTTTGGCGCAGGGTGCTGCTGCGCAAGTGGCTCAACGTCGGCGCCGGGTCCGGCGACTCCGACTTCAGCGCCGACGAGGACGACGCCGACGAGCACGACCACCAAG AGAAGTGCTTCTCTTGGGAGCACAAACTGTTTGATGAGGAGAGGAGATTACGCGGACTTGGTGCGGACACGATTG GCAACCAAGTGAAAGATGTGCCTGACAAGCCTAAAAGGCACAATTCCGAGACACTTCGTGCTCAGTATATCGATGTCGCAGAACTCAG GATTTTCGTAGGGACATGGAATGTTGGAGGCAGAGTTCCACCCACTGACTTAGACATTCAAGAGTGGCTGGCGATGGAGGAGCCAGCTGATATTTATGTTCTCGG ATTTCAAGAAATTGTCCCACTAAATGCCGGGAATATATTCGGTGCTGAAGATGACCATCCAGTTGCAGTATGGGAACATATCATTCGTGAAACTTTGAATAACATATGCCCATATAAACCAAAGAATAAATGTGTCAGTGATCCTCCTTCACCATCAAAGTTTAATCCATCAGACTATCTTGTGATGGAAGATGATTTTCTTAGTGAGGCCGACAATGAAAGTGAGGGGGAACTTCATCCATTGATTGAACAAGACATTATTCCAGTTACTAACGATAGTGCCATTTGTAAAACATATGAGTACTCCACCTCTGCTTCCAGTGAAAGAATGCATGAAGGCGAAGACTTCAGCAGGATGCCTTCAGTAAAGACTTCTCATCAATCCCACAACTTAAGTCATACACATTTTAGATCTCATCTGGAAGAACCAAGCAACCAAGCCAGTCACTCGGAAAGGCCTGGAATGATTTGGCctgaacaacaattggatatgcgGGTTCATCTTCTTCGGCACAGTGCATCAGTTACTCCAGTGAAGACTAAAACAGCTTCTGCGTCTTTCAAATTGAGACATGAGAATTCAAATGGTTTTCCAGAAGATAATCTAGACCATGATGTTAGTGCCAATGATAGACTCGTTAAAAGGAAAAAATCAAATTTTGTACGGATAATAAGCAAGCAAATGGTGGGAATATATCTTTCGGTGTGGGTTCAGAGAGGCCTTAGGAGGCACATTCAGAATTTGAGAGTATCAACTGTAGGTGTAGGCGCGATGGGTTACATCGGTAACAAG GGATCAATATCAGTCAGCATGTCTATATATCAGACACCCTTTTGTTTTGTATGTTGCCACCTGACATCTGGTGAAAAGGATGGAAATCTAACAAAGAGAAATGCAGATGTTGAAGAAATCCTTCGAAGAACGGTATTTAACCCAGTTCATAGAGTCAGCATGCCTAAGGGAATACATGACCATGA aaagattatatgGTTTGGGGATCTCAACTACCGAATCAACCTATCATATGAAAGAACACATGAACTTATCTCCGGACAGGAATGGGATTTATTGTTTGAGAATGATCAG CTAAAATGGGAACTGATGGAAGGGCGTACATTTGACGGTTGGATCGAAGGGGTGATTAGCTTCCCCCCAACATATAAATACGAATTTAATTCAGATAAGTATTCGGGTGACGAGCCAATATCCGCGAGAAGAAGACCTGCATG GTGCGATCGGATTCTTTCATACGGAAAGGGTATCAGGTTGGATTCTTATAGAAGGGCGGAGCTTAATCTTTCGGATCACCGCCCGGTGTCTGCGGTCTACATGGCCGAGGTTGAAGTTTTATGCCACAGAAAGTTTCAGAAGGCTCTAACATTCACCAATGTAGAGGTCGAGAATCATCTTCTATTGGAGAGATAA